The proteins below come from a single Microtus ochrogaster isolate Prairie Vole_2 chromosome 8, MicOch1.0, whole genome shotgun sequence genomic window:
- the Pth gene encoding parathyroid hormone produces MSATAMAKVMIVMLAVCLLAQIDGKPVKKRAVSEIQLMHNLGKHLASMERMQWLRKKLQDVHNFVSLGVQMAARDGGFQRPAKKEENVLLDANPKSLGEGDKADVDVLVKAKPQ; encoded by the exons ATGTCTGCAACAGCAATGGCTAAAGTCATGATCGTCATGCTGGCCGTCTGTCTTCTTGCCCAAATAGACGGGAAACCCGTTAA gAAGCGAGCTGTCAGTGAAATACAGCTGATGCACAACCTAGGCAAGCACCTGGCCTCCATGGAGAGGATGCAATGGCTGAGAAAGAAGCTGCAAGATGTGCACAATTTTGTCAGCCTTGGAGTCCAAATGGCTGCCAGAGATGGCGGTTTCCAGAGGCCCGCCAAGAAAGAGGAAAACGTCCTTCTTGATGCCAACCCGAAAAGTCTTGGAGAGGGAGACAAAGCTGATGTGGATGTATTAGTTAAGGCTAAGCCTCAGTAA